A genomic window from Flavobacterium azooxidireducens includes:
- a CDS encoding FG-GAP repeat domain-containing protein, translated as MKKLIYFFLLFNSLLSFAQDRGFYSINDMNSEEPRFSFGLQKQRTASISLGDINKDGKMDAVVANGRHWPETNYIFYNSGKGFNSMKPLDNLSSTSYAAELVDLNNDGHLDILEINDNAPHKIYLNDGSGNFTFHSEVGEVSNARNVALGDLDNNGFIDFIITNRSQQNMICYNNGKLDFDCVKLQTTKNSTIDIAIHDLNGDGLPDLVLANRDTIPNEIYLNKGKRQFEKKLDFGTGTFETRSVAIADMNNDGMLDIVTGNINGANIIYFGNKNFTFSETRSFGRDDTDTYSIALADFNKDGFIDIVTGNYGKPNTVFMNRDGTNFEEINLTERASLTYGVTVGDLNGDGWLDIVIANSDDFNVYYLNVFFREK; from the coding sequence ATGAAAAAACTCATTTACTTCTTCTTGCTCTTCAATTCTCTACTATCCTTTGCTCAAGACCGTGGTTTTTATTCGATTAATGATATGAATTCAGAAGAACCAAGATTTAGTTTTGGCTTACAAAAACAACGAACTGCATCGATTAGTCTAGGCGACATTAATAAGGATGGAAAGATGGATGCCGTTGTGGCAAATGGACGACATTGGCCTGAAACAAATTACATATTCTATAATTCCGGTAAAGGTTTTAATTCGATGAAGCCTTTGGATAACCTCAGCTCAACCAGTTATGCTGCGGAATTAGTGGACTTAAATAACGACGGACATTTAGACATTTTAGAAATAAACGATAACGCACCGCATAAAATTTACCTCAACGATGGTTCGGGAAATTTCACATTTCATTCTGAAGTTGGCGAAGTTTCTAATGCTCGAAACGTGGCATTGGGCGACCTTGACAATAACGGATTCATCGATTTTATCATCACTAATAGAAGTCAGCAGAACATGATTTGCTACAACAATGGAAAACTGGATTTTGATTGCGTAAAATTGCAAACCACAAAAAACTCAACCATTGACATTGCCATACACGATTTAAATGGTGATGGTCTCCCCGATTTGGTTCTGGCCAACAGAGATACTATTCCGAATGAAATTTACCTCAACAAAGGCAAACGCCAATTTGAAAAAAAACTTGATTTTGGCACCGGAACATTTGAAACCCGTTCGGTTGCCATTGCCGACATGAATAACGACGGCATGTTGGATATTGTTACCGGAAATATTAATGGAGCCAATATAATTTACTTTGGAAATAAGAATTTCACCTTCAGCGAAACACGCTCATTTGGTCGAGACGATACGGACACCTACAGCATTGCCCTAGCCGATTTTAATAAAGACGGTTTTATAGATATCGTGACCGGCAATTACGGAAAACCAAATACCGTTTTTATGAATCGTGATGGAACTAATTTTGAAGAAATCAATCTAACCGAAAGAGCCTCCCTCACCTATGGTGTAACCGTTGGCGATTTAAATGGCGACGGCTGGCTAGACATTGTTATCGCCAATTCTGATGATTTTAATGTTTATTATTTGAATGTTTTTTTTAGGGAGAAGTAG
- a CDS encoding bleomycin resistance protein — protein MLTAIHPKLPMRDKTITIRYYTEKLGFKIFGSHDYPEYLMVEKDSIQIHFFLFADLDPEQNYGQVYLRVNQIDNFYQTLLDNKVRIHPNGLLEKKPWGQREFSLLDPDSNLLTFGEG, from the coding sequence ATGCTCACAGCAATCCACCCAAAATTACCAATGCGGGATAAAACTATCACCATACGGTATTATACTGAAAAGTTAGGTTTCAAAATCTTCGGAAGTCACGATTATCCCGAGTATTTGATGGTTGAAAAAGATAGCATTCAAATTCATTTTTTTCTGTTTGCAGACCTCGATCCTGAACAAAATTATGGCCAGGTTTACCTACGTGTGAATCAAATTGATAATTTTTATCAAACCCTATTAGACAATAAAGTGAGAATTCATCCGAATGGTTTACTAGAAAAAAAGCCTTGGGGGCAACGAGAGTTTTCACTTTTGGATCCCGACAGTAATTTGTTGACGTTTGGCGAAGGATGA
- a CDS encoding slipin family protein: protein MIRKITINAYQVGLVFRNRKLERVLQEGEFWILGKREIMVYEMKQSFVAPIELAILLQNETLASLLEIVEVGDAEIALYFVNGIFSEVLTTGRYAFWKGYKENSFIKVDLSKVEITEAVNQALLENSKLRAYIKIFQVMNYEKGLLFVNGTFVKELQAGTYYFWNNTISVEVKTADVRMQQMEISGQELLTKDKAALRINFFVRYQVVNITRALVENKDFEKQLYVLMQLALRAFVGSFTLDELLSRKDTIAQDILEQTDLKSDALGLKISDAGIRDIILPGDMKEIMNQVLVAEKKAQANSIMRREETAAMRSLLNTAKLMEDNEMLWKLKEMEYVEKIADKIGEITVSGSGNIIGQLKDIFVK from the coding sequence ATGATTAGAAAAATTACAATTAATGCCTATCAAGTAGGATTGGTATTTAGAAACAGAAAATTAGAAAGAGTGTTGCAAGAAGGCGAATTCTGGATTTTGGGCAAAAGAGAAATTATGGTGTATGAAATGAAACAATCTTTCGTAGCACCAATTGAATTAGCCATTTTATTGCAAAATGAAACCTTAGCTTCTTTGTTAGAAATTGTTGAAGTAGGCGATGCTGAAATTGCCTTGTACTTTGTCAACGGTATTTTTAGCGAAGTCTTGACCACCGGAAGATATGCTTTCTGGAAAGGTTATAAAGAAAATAGTTTCATTAAAGTGGATTTGTCTAAAGTTGAAATCACAGAAGCTGTGAATCAAGCACTTTTGGAAAACAGTAAGTTGAGAGCTTATATCAAAATATTTCAAGTGATGAACTATGAAAAAGGTTTATTGTTTGTAAACGGAACTTTTGTAAAAGAGTTACAAGCAGGAACATATTATTTCTGGAATAACACAATTTCTGTTGAGGTGAAAACCGCTGATGTCAGAATGCAACAAATGGAAATTTCCGGTCAAGAATTGTTAACCAAAGACAAAGCAGCCTTGAGAATTAACTTTTTTGTGAGATACCAAGTGGTCAACATTACAAGAGCGTTGGTTGAAAACAAAGATTTTGAAAAACAATTGTATGTATTGATGCAGTTAGCGTTACGAGCTTTTGTAGGAAGTTTTACTTTAGATGAATTGTTGAGCAGAAAAGATACGATTGCTCAAGATATTTTAGAGCAAACCGACTTGAAAAGCGATGCGTTAGGATTGAAAATCAGTGATGCCGGAATTAGAGATATTATCTTGCCGGGTGATATGAAAGAAATCATGAACCAAGTGTTGGTGGCCGAAAAGAAAGCCCAAGCCAACAGCATCATGCGAAGAGAAGAAACAGCTGCCATGAGAAGCTTGTTGAACACCGCCAAATTAATGGAGGATAATGAAATGTTGTGGAAATTGAAAGAGATGGAATACGTAGAGAAAATTGCCGATAAAATTGGTGAGATCACCGTATCCGGAAGCGGAAACATCATTGGACAATTAAAAGACATTTTTGTAAAATAA
- a CDS encoding 3'-5' exonuclease produces MKTTEKIIVIDLEATCWNGEIPKGQVNEIIEIGICELNTKTGMISKNKGILIQPERSVVSPFCTELTTITQELLDREGVSFEEAIEMLERDYQPDQYTWASYGQYDLNMLKKQCKLRNVHYPLGSHHINVKELFSEVRGMHKKVGMNGALALLNLPLEGTHHRGVDDAKNIAKILHWCLGEE; encoded by the coding sequence ATGAAAACAACAGAAAAAATAATCGTAATCGATTTAGAAGCCACTTGCTGGAACGGAGAAATTCCGAAAGGGCAAGTGAATGAAATCATAGAAATCGGTATTTGTGAATTAAATACAAAAACCGGAATGATTTCCAAAAACAAAGGCATATTAATCCAACCCGAACGTTCGGTAGTGAGTCCATTTTGCACGGAATTAACTACCATCACACAAGAACTATTGGATAGGGAGGGTGTGAGTTTTGAAGAAGCTATCGAGATGCTTGAACGTGACTATCAACCAGACCAATACACATGGGCTAGCTATGGTCAGTATGATTTGAATATGCTTAAAAAACAATGCAAACTCAGAAATGTGCATTACCCGCTAGGCAGCCATCACATCAATGTGAAAGAATTGTTTAGTGAAGTCCGTGGTATGCATAAGAAAGTTGGCATGAACGGAGCTTTAGCACTATTGAATCTTCCATTAGAAGGTACACATCACCGAGGAGTAGATGATGCTAAGAATATTGCTAAGATTTTGCATTGGTGTTTAGGGGAAGAGTGA